A genomic segment from Syngnathus scovelli strain Florida chromosome 3, RoL_Ssco_1.2, whole genome shotgun sequence encodes:
- the LOC137840145 gene encoding uncharacterized protein — MICSSFKVKGPADPQLSPSSPEPRPVGSSSTCPISPTSPISAWVDSFEVPWNKVRPTLRRAVDAGERPAVVDRQHLIRVTVDAMREHSLNPTRRECVVVAKAITQKYPNSFLDKNEEGELIGCGYFSVLNQLKTRVEYLNRGNTLSRLRKPKRTQRDDKDGDDDQPTVATCLRVDSYGCVRWQPENYPDSRFKSFYSPCLSVPNKEFDFGKSQPLFNKETESDSPWQPYAAPSDDVTGETSASLEEKKLEMLDIFSQEGLKGSERGRVEDLMAITYAKQRECINTNPPPNILNVGKEWPFLFSHKFLLAHFTTLTNVDICTRLNEDLEKKGKRLLDFFRSQITRWGKEVRAVLKEARKEDQEGTDGRSAMLVMLAHFKEQEDSLFLLADVTTTPGDAETQLSLPITPRIIMLGETILTAKKWMLSIERRVIIPPAAHLADFTTALATLFACYYVFNLEYQVEACTTLEFIQRFLVRINPDSTKCSAKEQMSRKTGRVVKRKTSYMNPHVISFIRGFMEFNWLTD; from the exons ATGATCTGCAGTTCATTCAAGGTGAAAG GTCCCGCCGACCCCCAGCTAAGCCCTTCATCGCCTGAGCCACGGCCAGTTGGCTCTTCCAGCACATGCCCCATATCACCCACCAGTCCCATCTCTGCATGGGTGGACAGTTTTGAGGTGCCATGGAACAAAGTGAGGCCGACTCTTAGAAGAGCAGTAGATGCTGGTGAGAGGCCAGCTGTGGTGGACCGCCAACACTTGATAAGAGTCACCGTTGATGCAATGAGAGAGCATTCATTGAACCCTACTCGCAGAGAGTGTGTGGTAGTGGCAAAAGCTATAACTCAAAAATATCCAAATAGTTTTTTAGACAAAAATGAAGAGGGGGAGCTAATTGGATGTGGGTATTTCAGTGTTTTAAATCAGCTCAAGACCAGAGTAGAATATTTAAATCGTGGCAACACTCTTTCCCGTCTGAGGAAGCCCAAACGCACCCAGAGAGATGATAAGGATGGTGATGATGACCAGCCAACAGTAGCTACATGCTTAAGAGTCGACAGTTATGGGTGTGTTCGTTGGCAGCCAGAGAACTAtccagattcaagattcaagagtttttattcgccatgtttgagcgtgccaaacaaggaatttgacttcggtaaatcacagcctctgttcaac aaagaaacagagagcgactcaccgtggcagccatacgcggcgccatcagatgacgtcacTGGGGAAACATCAGCATCATTAGAAGAAAAGAAGCTTGAGATGTTGGATATATTCAGCCAAGAGGGACTCAAGGGCAGTGAGAGAGGAAGAGTCGAAGACCTAATGGCAATCACTTATGCCAAACAGCGGGAATGTATCAACACAAACCCTCCCCCAAATATTCTGAATGTGGGTAAAGAGTGGCCATTTCTCTTTTCACATAAGTTCTTATTAGCACATTTCACCACTCTCACCAATGTTGACATATGCACAAGACTGAATGAAGACTTGGAGAAAAAAGGTAAAAGACTTCTGGATTTCTTCAGAAGTCAGATTACAAGGTGGGGGAAGGAAGTAAGAGCTGTCCTGAAGGAAGCTCGAAAGGAGGACCAAGAAGGAACTGATGGCCGATCAGCGATGCTTGTGATGTTGGCACACTTCAAAGAGCAAGAAGATTCACTTTTTCTTCTTGCTGAT GTGACAACCACTCCAGGAGATGCAGAGACCCAGCTGTCTCTCCCCATCACTCCAAGAATCATCATGCTTG GAGAGACAATCCTGACTGCGAAAAAGTGGATGCTGTCGATCGAGAGGAGGGTCATCATCCCACCTGCTGCTCACCTGGCTGACTTCACCACTGCCTTGGCCACTCTCTTCGCCTGTTACTATGTTTTCAACCTGGAGTATCAGGTGGAAGCCTGCACAACACTGGAGTTTATTCAGAG GTTTTTGGTCAGAATTAATCCTGACTCCACCAAGTGCAGTGCCAAGGAGCAGATGAGCCGGAAGACTGGGAGAGTGGTGAAGAGGAAGACGTCATACATGAACCCCCATGTGATCTCCTTCATCAGGGGCTTCATGGAGTTCAATTGGCTAACTGACTAG